In a single window of the Prevotella melaninogenica genome:
- a CDS encoding outer membrane beta-barrel family protein — protein sequence MKTRIFESRTVGLIFMLLYIASTGGASAQTRNDTLSQMRDSIVHLKEVQVSASRPLIKAELDRIIYHAADDPDSRSMTLLEMLRKVPMVTVEGNDVVKVKGSTDFKVYVNGKPNTMMSNKPTEMMRTIPASTVRKIEVITNPGAKYDAEGVAGILNIITLGSSKLEGYNVSLGVGVMNIAQSANVSGLAKVGKLTFSFTDGVSYSKPPKAWQETERTGKTLSAAGQMHSYSDYQVKAPAHFMELGGSYEFDSRHLISMTAGVENYTGKSRTDMHTDMYDGNGGHRYSFDNEHASRNRINSLYAGIDYQHTFGRHGGVITLSYRFSAVPSTVMSSSLYYWQKGQTPDLSFKDLCTTSDLHMDEHTSQIDYTVTRGGKHTWSVGAKYIHRNHKSDNVEATRTAGTEEPFAEDQSPSLSYRQKTDISSAYAEYAIQHKQISGKMGLRYEHSSQKVSYPEDNLLTRYESFGAQFDNVVPSLSIGYRIGETRMLTFSYAMRISRPNIWNLNPYVDRTNPTVIKTGNPDLTTSSSHNLSLSFNSFARRFGINMTAGLDLQDRGIIGYSYWGNPVSLTDNIITGEDATLISTYGNLLKRSNVYLNLYIRWALSGSATLNVNANGAYTNLKSSQLGQHNNGYSSSLSVNLQKNLPWRLRMVAGCSLNSRSLNLQGYTEGSMMYRLMLIRSFLKDDRLTVTVYGNNLFQNDLRIEQLTETADFTNRFTNVRRDYRSFGINVSLRIGKLHDKVKRTSKSISNDDIIIDGNPRNQK from the coding sequence ATGAAGACGAGAATATTTGAAAGCCGGACAGTAGGGCTGATATTCATGCTGCTGTACATAGCCAGTACGGGGGGTGCCTCTGCACAGACTCGCAATGACACCCTCAGTCAGATGAGAGACTCTATCGTACATCTGAAGGAGGTACAGGTCAGTGCCTCACGTCCGCTGATAAAGGCAGAGCTCGATAGGATAATCTATCATGCAGCCGATGATCCCGACAGCAGGAGCATGACGCTGTTGGAAATGCTGCGGAAGGTGCCTATGGTTACGGTAGAGGGGAATGATGTCGTGAAAGTAAAGGGCAGTACTGATTTTAAGGTATATGTGAACGGAAAGCCAAACACCATGATGAGCAACAAGCCCACGGAGATGATGAGGACCATCCCCGCTTCGACCGTCAGGAAGATAGAAGTCATTACGAATCCCGGTGCCAAATATGATGCGGAGGGCGTGGCAGGGATACTCAACATCATTACGTTAGGCAGTTCGAAGCTGGAAGGCTACAACGTCAGTCTGGGCGTGGGAGTAATGAATATAGCACAAAGTGCAAACGTGTCAGGACTGGCTAAGGTCGGGAAATTAACTTTTTCATTCACGGACGGAGTAAGCTATTCCAAACCACCCAAGGCATGGCAGGAGACGGAACGCACAGGTAAAACGCTGTCGGCAGCAGGACAGATGCACTCCTACTCTGATTATCAGGTCAAGGCACCCGCCCATTTCATGGAATTGGGCGGCAGCTATGAGTTTGACAGCCGCCACTTGATCAGTATGACGGCAGGAGTAGAGAACTACACAGGGAAAAGCCGGACGGACATGCACACTGATATGTACGACGGCAATGGTGGGCATAGATACAGCTTCGATAATGAGCATGCGTCACGCAATCGAATTAATAGCCTGTACGCAGGAATCGATTACCAGCACACGTTTGGCAGACATGGCGGTGTCATAACGCTGTCGTATCGCTTTTCAGCAGTACCTTCCACCGTTATGTCCTCCAGCCTTTATTACTGGCAAAAAGGCCAGACACCGGATTTAAGTTTCAAGGACCTGTGTACCACGTCCGATCTGCATATGGACGAACATACCAGTCAGATAGACTATACCGTAACCAGAGGTGGAAAGCATACATGGAGTGTGGGGGCTAAATACATCCATCGCAACCATAAGAGTGACAATGTCGAAGCTACAAGAACGGCAGGTACGGAAGAACCTTTTGCGGAAGACCAGAGTCCGTCTCTTTCTTACAGGCAGAAGACCGACATTTCATCCGCATATGCGGAATATGCCATACAGCACAAGCAAATATCAGGAAAGATGGGATTGCGTTATGAGCATTCTTCGCAGAAAGTAAGCTATCCTGAAGATAACCTCCTGACGCGTTATGAAAGTTTCGGTGCGCAATTCGATAACGTGGTCCCTTCCTTGTCAATCGGCTACCGTATAGGGGAGACACGGATGCTCACGTTCTCTTATGCCATGCGCATATCACGCCCCAACATCTGGAATCTGAATCCCTATGTAGACCGGACGAATCCTACAGTCATCAAGACAGGAAACCCTGACCTGACCACATCATCCTCGCATAACCTGAGCCTCTCGTTCAACTCGTTTGCCCGGCGCTTTGGAATAAACATGACGGCAGGACTCGACTTACAGGATCGTGGCATCATCGGCTACTCCTATTGGGGTAATCCTGTCTCCCTGACCGACAATATAATAACAGGAGAAGATGCCACCCTTATCTCCACGTATGGCAATCTGCTCAAGAGAAGTAATGTTTATCTGAACCTTTACATCCGGTGGGCACTCTCTGGGAGCGCCACCTTGAATGTCAATGCAAACGGAGCATATACCAATCTTAAAAGTTCACAGCTGGGACAGCATAATAATGGATATTCAAGCAGTCTTTCGGTCAATTTACAGAAGAACCTACCGTGGAGGTTGAGAATGGTGGCAGGTTGTTCGCTGAACAGCCGAAGCTTAAATCTGCAAGGGTATACCGAAGGCTCCATGATGTACCGTCTTATGCTGATTCGTTCTTTCTTGAAAGACGACAGGCTGACGGTGACCGTCTATGGAAATAATCTGTTCCAAAATGATTTGCGTATAGAACAGCTTACCGAAACTGCCGACTTTACAAATCGCTTTACGAATGTAAGACGTGACTATCGCAGCTTCGGTATAAACGTCAGCCTGCGTATAGGAAAGCTGCATGATAAGGTGAAACGCACATCGAAGAGCATATCAAACGATGACATCATCATAGATGGGAATCCAAGAAACCAGAAATAG
- a CDS encoding LysM peptidoglycan-binding domain-containing protein produces the protein MRNYLKYLMLFFAMTFSYSVLAQSVQWRDQHKVKRKETIFGIAKEYGVTIPQLLDANPTMKQAGYELKKGDLIFVPYSKEGDFLPDGSVKGKTDKKAASKPTAAQAPAKTVNAIRVGIMLPLHNQDGDGKRMVEFYRGVLLALNQMKTEGINTEVHAWNVPKGADIRNTLLEPNASKLDVIFGPLYSEQVKPLADFCRAYDIKLVIPFSISGNDVETNPNIFQVYQTEASLTNKAIAAFLERFQKSHHPIFVNCKDETSQVGDFTTSLRKQLDLQKIKYSLTSSKSSNADFSKHFDATRPNVVILNSEKSPQLNEVFAKLAQLKKARPGLAISLYGYNQWFVYQDYNLDQYFKYNTYIPSTYYYNKAADKTKELEEKYTEQYGEPMSRQYIPRMALTGYDQAQFFVRGLKANGKNFKGTAAEVKYRPLQTRYNFIRVGQGGYINDNFQLVHFKTDQTMENLVY, from the coding sequence ATGAGAAATTATTTAAAATACCTTATGTTATTTTTTGCTATGACTTTTAGTTATAGCGTATTGGCACAAAGTGTTCAATGGCGTGATCAACATAAAGTAAAACGTAAAGAAACTATCTTTGGTATTGCTAAAGAATATGGTGTAACAATCCCACAGCTTCTTGATGCTAACCCAACAATGAAGCAGGCAGGTTATGAACTGAAGAAAGGTGACCTAATCTTTGTTCCTTACTCAAAGGAGGGCGACTTCCTTCCAGATGGTTCTGTAAAAGGTAAGACGGATAAGAAGGCTGCGTCAAAGCCTACTGCTGCTCAGGCTCCTGCAAAGACTGTGAACGCTATTCGTGTTGGTATCATGCTACCTTTGCATAACCAAGATGGTGATGGAAAACGTATGGTAGAGTTCTATCGTGGTGTATTATTAGCTCTTAATCAGATGAAGACTGAGGGGATTAATACAGAAGTACACGCTTGGAATGTACCTAAGGGTGCTGATATTCGTAATACCTTGCTTGAGCCAAATGCTTCAAAGTTAGATGTTATCTTTGGTCCTCTTTATTCAGAGCAGGTAAAGCCATTGGCTGATTTTTGTCGTGCGTATGATATTAAACTTGTTATTCCTTTCTCAATATCAGGCAATGATGTAGAAACAAATCCTAATATTTTCCAAGTATATCAGACAGAGGCTTCGCTGACAAATAAGGCTATAGCTGCTTTCTTGGAGCGTTTCCAGAAATCACATCACCCTATTTTTGTTAATTGTAAGGATGAAACAAGTCAGGTAGGCGACTTTACTACAAGTTTGAGAAAGCAACTTGACTTACAGAAGATTAAGTATAGTCTTACAAGTTCAAAGTCATCTAATGCTGATTTCTCTAAGCATTTTGATGCAACTCGACCAAATGTTGTGATTCTTAATTCTGAGAAAAGCCCACAGTTGAATGAGGTTTTCGCTAAGTTGGCTCAGCTGAAGAAGGCCCGTCCAGGCTTAGCTATCAGCCTTTATGGTTACAACCAGTGGTTTGTTTACCAAGATTATAACCTTGACCAGTACTTCAAGTATAACACTTATATCCCATCTACCTATTATTATAATAAGGCTGCGGATAAGACAAAGGAGTTAGAAGAAAAGTACACAGAGCAGTATGGTGAGCCTATGTCAAGACAGTATATCCCTCGTATGGCACTTACTGGTTATGATCAAGCACAGTTCTTCGTACGTGGTTTGAAGGCAAACGGCAAGAATTTCAAGGGTACTGCTGCAGAAGTTAAGTATCGTCCATTGCAGACACGTTATAACTTTATACGTGTAGGACAGGGCGGATATATCAATGACAACTTCCAACTGGTTCACTTCAAGACAGACCAGACAATGGAGAATCTTGTCTATTAA
- the nrdD gene encoding anaerobic ribonucleoside-triphosphate reductase: MEIKNFTITKRDGSKDRFSLDKIMNAILKAFESVNEPTDLGTLSKIIANLNIQNDIKVEDIQNQVELALMKEGYYHVAKSFIVYRQQHTEDRETLEKMKFLSDYCVASNAATGSKFDANANVEHKNIATLIGELPKQGFIRLNRRLLVDRIKKMYGKDLADEYIDLLNHHFIYKNDETNLANYCASITMYPWLIGGTTSIGGNSTAPTNLKSFCGGFINMVFMVSSMLAGACATPEFLMYMNYFIQKEYGEDYWKRANEVVDLSLRKRSIDKVITDYFEQIVYSLNQPTGARNYQAVFWNISYYDRPYFESLFGNFYFPDGSQPDWESLSWLQKRFMTWFNQERLKTVLTFPVETMALLAEDGDCKDKEWGDFTAKMYSEGHSFFTYMSNNADSLSSCCRLRNEIQDNGFSYTLGAGGVSTGSKSVLTINLNRCIQYAVNNNLDYKEYLTHIIELCHKVQLAYNENLKELLRNHMLPLFDAGYINIDRQYLTIGINGLVEAAEFMGLDITPNEEYKKFVQTVLGLIETQNKAFRTKEAMFNCEMIPAENVGVKHAKWDSEDGYFVPRSCYNSYFYRVEDNSLTILDKFKLHGAPYIEHLTGGSALHMNLEEHLSETQYRQLLRVAAQEGCNYFTFNIPNTVCNDCGHIDKRYIHECPHCQSKNVDYLTRIIGYMKRVSNFSAPRQEEAHRRFYAGEDKYTVKTTKEKLYKEVITETKNA; the protein is encoded by the coding sequence ATGGAAATAAAGAATTTTACAATCACAAAACGTGATGGGTCAAAGGATCGATTCTCCCTCGACAAAATTATGAATGCAATCCTCAAGGCATTCGAAAGTGTCAACGAGCCTACCGACTTGGGTACATTATCAAAAATCATTGCTAACTTGAATATCCAAAACGACATCAAGGTAGAGGATATTCAAAATCAGGTAGAGTTAGCACTTATGAAAGAAGGATATTATCATGTAGCAAAGAGTTTCATTGTCTATCGCCAGCAGCACACAGAAGATCGTGAGACACTTGAAAAGATGAAATTCCTCTCAGACTATTGTGTAGCCTCTAACGCAGCAACGGGCTCAAAATTTGATGCTAACGCCAATGTTGAACACAAGAATATTGCTACCCTTATCGGCGAACTTCCAAAGCAAGGCTTTATTCGTCTCAACCGTAGACTACTTGTTGATCGTATTAAGAAAATGTATGGTAAAGACTTGGCTGATGAATACATCGACCTCCTTAACCACCATTTTATATATAAGAATGATGAGACTAACCTCGCAAACTATTGCGCTTCAATCACCATGTATCCTTGGCTGATTGGCGGTACAACCTCTATTGGAGGCAACTCTACAGCACCAACCAATCTTAAGAGTTTCTGTGGAGGATTTATCAACATGGTATTCATGGTTTCTTCTATGCTTGCTGGTGCCTGCGCAACACCAGAGTTCCTTATGTATATGAATTACTTTATACAAAAAGAATATGGTGAAGACTACTGGAAGCGTGCTAATGAAGTAGTTGATCTCAGCCTTAGAAAACGTTCAATAGACAAGGTAATTACTGATTATTTTGAGCAAATAGTCTATTCGCTCAACCAGCCTACAGGTGCTCGCAACTATCAAGCTGTATTCTGGAACATATCATATTACGACCGACCATACTTCGAGTCTCTCTTTGGAAACTTCTATTTCCCAGATGGTTCACAGCCTGACTGGGAGAGTCTTTCTTGGTTACAAAAACGCTTTATGACTTGGTTCAATCAAGAGCGTCTGAAGACTGTTCTCACTTTCCCTGTTGAAACAATGGCATTATTAGCCGAGGATGGTGATTGTAAGGATAAGGAATGGGGTGACTTTACTGCTAAGATGTATTCTGAAGGACATAGTTTCTTCACATATATGAGCAATAATGCTGACTCACTCAGTTCATGCTGCCGTCTGCGTAACGAGATTCAAGACAATGGTTTCTCTTATACGCTCGGTGCTGGTGGCGTCTCAACAGGCTCGAAGAGTGTATTGACTATCAATCTCAACCGCTGTATTCAGTATGCAGTCAATAATAACCTTGATTATAAGGAGTATCTAACCCACATCATCGAATTGTGCCATAAGGTTCAATTAGCATACAATGAAAACCTTAAGGAGTTGCTGCGTAATCACATGTTACCACTCTTTGATGCTGGATATATTAACATTGACCGCCAATACCTCACAATTGGTATCAATGGTCTTGTAGAAGCAGCAGAGTTCATGGGACTTGACATCACACCTAATGAGGAGTATAAGAAGTTTGTACAGACCGTACTTGGATTGATAGAAACACAGAATAAGGCCTTCCGTACAAAGGAAGCTATGTTCAACTGCGAGATGATTCCTGCAGAGAATGTAGGTGTAAAGCATGCTAAATGGGACTCCGAAGATGGGTATTTTGTTCCACGCAGCTGCTATAACAGCTATTTCTATCGCGTTGAGGATAACTCGCTGACAATTCTCGACAAGTTCAAACTGCACGGAGCACCTTATATAGAACACCTAACGGGTGGTTCTGCTCTTCACATGAACCTTGAGGAGCACCTCTCTGAAACACAGTATCGACAGTTGCTGCGTGTAGCTGCACAAGAGGGGTGTAACTACTTCACATTCAACATTCCTAACACGGTATGCAACGACTGTGGTCATATTGACAAACGATATATACACGAATGTCCACATTGCCAGTCTAAAAATGTTGATTACCTCACCCGTATCATCGGCTACATGAAACGTGTTAGCAACTTCTCAGCACCTCGCCAAGAAGAAGCACACCGCCGTTTCTATGCTGGAGAAGATAAATATACAGTTAAGACCACAAAGGAGAAATTATATAAGGAAGTGATTACTGAAACCAAGAACGCATAA
- a CDS encoding HAD family hydrolase, with amino-acid sequence MKDISLIAFDADDTLWECQTYFEAVEKEYCEVLKPYASADEVSKALFAVETANMPLLGYGSKAFLLSLLENAIEVSEGKLKAKEVKKIIDLGKGLLELPGRPMDGVEETLKVLHDTGKYHLVVFTKGELLDQENKFHRSGLSPYFDNIIVVSDKTEKSYHQLCDRYSIDVDQLLMVGNSFRSDIEPVLKLGGWAAHIPFHTVWQHEVVEEYDHPHLLKLEFFTQLKHVLLNGFVNCW; translated from the coding sequence ATGAAAGATATATCATTGATAGCCTTTGATGCAGACGATACCTTATGGGAGTGTCAAACATATTTTGAGGCAGTAGAGAAAGAGTATTGTGAGGTTCTTAAGCCTTATGCTTCGGCTGATGAAGTCTCCAAAGCTCTTTTTGCTGTTGAAACGGCAAATATGCCACTTTTGGGTTACGGTAGTAAGGCTTTTTTGTTGTCACTATTGGAGAATGCAATAGAGGTAAGTGAAGGAAAGCTAAAAGCAAAGGAGGTTAAGAAGATTATAGATTTAGGCAAAGGACTTCTCGAGTTACCAGGAAGGCCAATGGATGGCGTTGAAGAAACATTGAAAGTCTTGCATGATACAGGAAAGTATCATTTAGTTGTCTTTACGAAAGGTGAACTACTTGATCAAGAGAATAAGTTTCATCGTTCTGGCTTAAGTCCATACTTTGATAATATTATTGTTGTTTCAGATAAGACAGAAAAGTCTTATCATCAGTTGTGTGATCGATATTCTATTGATGTTGACCAACTATTGATGGTGGGAAACTCTTTTCGTTCGGACATAGAACCTGTGTTAAAACTTGGTGGCTGGGCTGCTCATATCCCTTTTCATACTGTATGGCAGCACGAAGTCGTTGAGGAATATGATCACCCTCATTTGTTGAAATTGGAGTTCTTTACACAGTTAAAGCATGTTTTATTAAACGGCTTTGTAAACTGTTGGTGA